GCTTCGAGATCGAGGAGAAGGTCTGGCCCGAGTACACCGGCGGCAGCAACGTTGTGGACGTGTACATCGGTTACCTGCGCCGCAAGCTCGAGGAGGGCGGCGAGCGCCGCCTGATTCACACGGTGCGCGGCGTCGGCTACGTACTGCGCGAAGAATAAACGCCTGCTTGCACTCCAGGCAGCGGCAGGGTTCCCTGGGAGCGAACGCTCAACAAGGCTCAACCGTCCTCCACTGCCCACGCCTCATCCGCTCCGCTTAGACTGAAGGTGTGACCCTACGCTGGCGCCTCACGCTGATTTACACCTCGCTGCTGGCCTTTCTGCTGGCCGTGGTGATGGTCTCGGTGGTCGGCATCCTCGAGCGGAACCTGTACGCTGCGGTGCGCAACGACCTGCAACAGAACCTGTTGCAGATCACCGAGATCAACAACAAGACCTACCTGCGACTGCTGCTGAACCTGCAGGGCCGCGACATCGTCTATCCTGACGTCTTCTACCAGCTCGACACGGTGCTGGGCATCGGCGGCACCCTCGAGCAGGTCCGCCAGCTCAGCGGCGAAGACATCGTCAATGCCCTGGACCGGGTGGACGCCAGCGCGACCCTGGCCAATCAGCCTCCCATCCGGCTCGCGGCCGAAGACTACCGCGCGCTGATCAGCAACCCTGACAACTACATCACCGTACGGCGCAGCATCGAACTCGCCGACGGGCCGCACACCCTGATGCTGCTGCTGAGCCTGGCCGAGATTCCGCTGCCCACCGCCTCGGGCACCCTCAACACGCTGGGCATCATCTATATCGGTAAGGACCTGGGCGCCATCGATGACGCCATCCGGCGCTTGCAGGTCATCATGTGGGTGGTTTCGCTGGTCGCCATCGTGGGCATGGGAGCGGGCTCGTACATCCTGTCCGGACGCGCCCTCAAGCCGCTGCGCCAGGTGCGCGACGCCGCCGAGGAGATCTCGGAGAAGACCCTGCGCCGCCGCGTACCCGAACCGAACACCGCCGACGAGGTGGCGGCCCTTGCCAAGACCCTCAACCGCATGCTCGGACGCCTCGAGGCCTCGTTCGAGATGCAGCGCCGCTTCACCTCGGACGCCTCGCACGAACTGCGCACCCCGGTCACCGCGATCGGCGGGCACGCCGGTTACCTGCTGCGCCGCACCCAGGTGACCGAACAGCAGGCCGAGAGCTTAAACATCATCAAAAACGAGTCCGAACGGCTCTCTCAGCTGATCTCCAGCCTGCTCGAGCTGGCGCGCGCCGACAGCGGCGGCTCTCCGCTGCAGGTGCAGCCGATGCTGGCCCAACCCTTCCTCGAGGACATCTTACGCGAGATGCGCCCGCTGCTGGGCGACAGCACCCTCGAGGTGCAGGGCGAGGAGGTCGACTTCCACGCTGACCCGAGCAAGCTGCGCCAGGTCGTGATCAACCTGGTGTCCAACGCCCTCAAGGCCGGGGCCAAACACATCACCATGCGCTCGTCGCTCGAGGAGGGCGCGGTGCACTTTCGCATCGAGGACAACGGCCCCGGCATCCCCGCCGAACACCTCGAAAAGCTGTTCGACCGTTTTTACCGCGTGGAAGAGTCGCGCTCGCGCGACGTGGGCGGCTCGGGCCTGGGACTGTCCATCGCCAAGAGCATCGTAGATGCCCACGGCGGACGCATCTGGATCGAAAGCAGCCTCGGCGTGGGCACCACCGTCCACGTGCTGCTGCCCCTCGAGGAAAAACCCGCCGAAAAGCCGGCGGGCAAGGGCCGCGCGGAGCGCCGCGAGCGGGTGGAGGGCTGAGCGGGATTTGTTCGTTCGCAGCGGCATGGCAGGGCACCGCGACGAATCCGGGGGCCTGCTGCACCGAAGCCGCTCAGTCCGCTTCCCAGACGTCCACGCGAGGCAGTCCCCGGGCAGCTCGGGCACGGTCCACCAAGGACTGCACGAAGGCCGTCTTGGCACGGGTATAGGCCAGGCCGTCGTGTGCATGAAGGAGCGCGAGTTGCGTTTTCAGTTCGCCGTAAGCCCGTACCGCCTGCGGATCCGAGAGCAGTTCGTCCCGCATCAGGCGCTCCTTGCGGGTCTCCCAGCCCGAGCGCTCCACCAGGTGCAGGTGGTAGCTCTGCCCACCCGCAAGATCTTGGCGCGTCAGGAACAGGCGCCCGCGCATGCCGGTCTCGACCATCCGGTAGCCGAGCACCTCGAGGTCGGCGGCCAGGCGCGCGGCCACCTCGAGGTCGGCCACCGCCGCCATGACGTCGATGATCGGTTTGGCACGCAGGCCTGGAACGGCGGTGCTGCCTACGTGCTCGATCTCGACGATGCGCCCCGCAGCCGCCTCGAGGATACGGTCGCGCTCACCGGCGTAAAGCCCGGGCCACGCCGGATCGTAAGTAACGACCGCAATCCCTTGCGCAGAATCCTGAGTCATCCCGGCCTCCTCCTCACCAACAACCGGCGAGCAGCCCCTGCTCGCCGAACGCTCGTCGCCCGTAGCGGATCACTGCCCGGCGGTCATTACTTCTTCAGCCGCTTGAGCGCCTCTTCCGGGCTGATCTGCCCGCGCTCGAGCATCATCAGCGTCTCGTCGCGCGGATCGGGGTTCTCGGGTTCGTAGCCGATGGCGCGCAGCAGGGCGTCGAAGCGCGAGCGGACGGTCGGGTAGGACACGCCCAGGATGCGCTCGACTTCCTTGAGGTTGCCGCGCACCTTGATGTAGAGCCGCAAAAACTCGAGGTTTTCCGGCTCGAGCAGCGCGAATTCGTTGAGCGCGAAGCGGCCGGTGACGGTCACGCCGGCCTCGGGGAACTCGAGCGCGGTCACTACCGGAGTTTCGTCGACACCGGGAAAGGGAATGGGTAAGGGCTGGGTCATGTCTGCCTCCATGCGAACGGATGAAAGCCGGGAGCGAAGTGCGCTCCCGGCCGGACCTCCGGAGTCACGGCGCTGCCGTGGTGCTCCGTTGCGGGGATGGCCGGGTCCGGCCATCCCCTGAACAAAACCGCTCGGTCGGCGGTGATTCGCTTCGCTCGGGTCAGAGCGGCCCTGAAAGACCCAGGGCCGCTCTGACCGCCGCTTTTATTCTACCCGCAGGCGCACCTGGGTGCCGTCGGCTCCCTCGAGCTCGATCAGCGGGCCCACCGGGGGCTGGCTGGTGAGCAGCAGACGCAGCGCCTCGAGGTCGAGCCCCTGGGCCGAGATGGCCTGCAGTGCCTGCTGCGGCAGCAGCTTGGTGGCGTGCTCGGCGAGGGCGAGCGGCAAGTTGGCGCGGACCTGCCCGCCGTCGGCGGTTTCGATCTCGATGCGCAGCAGGGTACCGGGGCGCGGGCCGCTCATGGCGCGGTCGATGCGGTGACCGACCAGCCCGGTGATCTGGCGGGTCATGTTCTCGATGTCCTGCCCCAGCGAGCCCATGCCGCCCATGCTGACGTGGGCCGTAGCGCTGCGGCGTACCCCGGCGCGCAGTTCGAGCAACCCGGAGAGTTCTTCGACGCTGAACTCCCCTTCGCGCAGCAGGCCGAAAAAGGCATTCCAGGTGGATTCGGAGAGCTGGAGCCGTCCGGAGAGGGCGGTGAGGAGCCGGGCGGCGTCCTCGTCGGACAGGCGTCCGTTGCGGACCATCTCGAGGATCTTACGGATCTGTTGCATCTTCAGAGTTCTTTCTTTTCGAAGCGCACCCCTTCGTCGGATGCACGTTCAAAGCTGGGCTGCGCAGGAGCGGTCGGAGCGACCGGAGCCGCAGGGGCCGTGGGAGCCGTGGGGGCTGCCGGAGCGGCGGCCCCGCGAACCGGCTGGATGTTGGGGTCGAGCCGCACCTTCACGTCTCCGGCGGTGAGGTTCAGGGTGATGTCGGCCGTACCCGCACCGAGCACGCCGTCGTAGCGTCCGCCGACCACGCCTCCGCTGCGTTTGGCGATGGCAAAGTCGTGGCCGGTTACGTCGCCGGCGGCCATGTCCACCGTGACCTTCGCGCTCGAGGACGGGCTCAGGCGCAGGTCCACATCGCCGGCCACGGCGTCGACGCGATGTCGGCCCTCGGTGACGTGCGCATAGATGTCGATGTCGCCCGCCTTGGCCGAGACGTCGAAACCGCCTACGCCGCGCAGGGTCAGGTCACCGGCTTGCAGCTTGGCGGTCACGAAGCCCGAGACCTGCTCGATATCCACGTCGCCGACGACGGCGTTCACCTCGAGGTGGGGAGTGCGGCGGGGAATTTCGAGTTCGACCTTGATGGACCGCAGGCGGTTGAGGCCCTGCAAGATGCGCTCGAACAGGCTGCCTTCCTCGCGGTCGGGGCGCTGGTG
The nucleotide sequence above comes from Deinobacterium chartae. Encoded proteins:
- a CDS encoding HAMP domain-containing sensor histidine kinase — encoded protein: MTLRWRLTLIYTSLLAFLLAVVMVSVVGILERNLYAAVRNDLQQNLLQITEINNKTYLRLLLNLQGRDIVYPDVFYQLDTVLGIGGTLEQVRQLSGEDIVNALDRVDASATLANQPPIRLAAEDYRALISNPDNYITVRRSIELADGPHTLMLLLSLAEIPLPTASGTLNTLGIIYIGKDLGAIDDAIRRLQVIMWVVSLVAIVGMGAGSYILSGRALKPLRQVRDAAEEISEKTLRRRVPEPNTADEVAALAKTLNRMLGRLEASFEMQRRFTSDASHELRTPVTAIGGHAGYLLRRTQVTEQQAESLNIIKNESERLSQLISSLLELARADSGGSPLQVQPMLAQPFLEDILREMRPLLGDSTLEVQGEEVDFHADPSKLRQVVINLVSNALKAGAKHITMRSSLEEGAVHFRIEDNGPGIPAEHLEKLFDRFYRVEESRSRDVGGSGLGLSIAKSIVDAHGGRIWIESSLGVGTTVHVLLPLEEKPAEKPAGKGRAERRERVEG
- a CDS encoding GrpB family protein; the encoded protein is MTQDSAQGIAVVTYDPAWPGLYAGERDRILEAAAGRIVEIEHVGSTAVPGLRAKPIIDVMAAVADLEVAARLAADLEVLGYRMVETGMRGRLFLTRQDLAGGQSYHLHLVERSGWETRKERLMRDELLSDPQAVRAYGELKTQLALLHAHDGLAYTRAKTAFVQSLVDRARAARGLPRVDVWEAD
- a CDS encoding DUF2089 domain-containing protein, which encodes MTQPLPIPFPGVDETPVVTALEFPEAGVTVTGRFALNEFALLEPENLEFLRLYIKVRGNLKEVERILGVSYPTVRSRFDALLRAIGYEPENPDPRDETLMMLERGQISPEEALKRLKK
- a CDS encoding DUF4097 family beta strand repeat-containing protein; the encoded protein is MTQEPSFEQRVRELVNEGKLTPEEAEQLLGTRRDIIPVEPTQAGSNVSIKLISGDITVRGSEDIQQPRVLRGGEDIELIPTHDGWRVHQRPDREEGSLFERILQGLNRLRSIKVELEIPRRTPHLEVNAVVGDVDIEQVSGFVTAKLQAGDLTLRGVGGFDVSAKAGDIDIYAHVTEGRHRVDAVAGDVDLRLSPSSSAKVTVDMAAGDVTGHDFAIAKRSGGVVGGRYDGVLGAGTADITLNLTAGDVKVRLDPNIQPVRGAAAPAAPTAPTAPAAPVAPTAPAQPSFERASDEGVRFEKKEL